The Castanea sativa cultivar Marrone di Chiusa Pesio chromosome 11, ASM4071231v1 genome contains a region encoding:
- the LOC142614580 gene encoding putative disease resistance RPP13-like protein 1 isoform X1 gives MAVGEVFLSAFLQVLFDRLASREFIDLLRIRKFDDLLEKLKITLLTVTALLNDAEEKQFHSPAVEKWLHMAKDALYDAEDILDELATETLRYKLEAESKAGPNQVWNWNLISSPCSTPSSRGIESKLKKVIEKLELISKYKDVLGLKDNVGGRSFGFKQRLPTTSLVDETCVYGRDHDKDLIIEQLLRDAPSSKIGVVPIVGMAGIGKTTLAQIVYNNDRVEKHFHLRIWVCVSDQFDVVKVTKTILRSVTLKHTDLNDLNLLQVSLKEKLVGKRFLLVLDDVWNKRNNDWDLLWNPLKTGAKGSKILVTTRNKDVASSMGTVPAHHLRVLSFEDCWLLFRSQAFENINNEVYPNLETIGRKVVEKCEGLPLAAKRLGILLRSRQEENEWKDILNRKIWDLPDDESDILQSLRLSYHHLPAHLKQCFAYCSIFPMEYEFDKDSLVLLWMAEGFVQQPKAKKRVEEVGGEYFRELVSRSFFQESINNKSQYVMHGLIRDLSHFVSGEFCFRLGDRLKDGNQNRIFEKARHSSYIRGRRDVLSKFEPFHGVECLRTFLPLDPTGMIGISYLANKVPNYLLPKLTYLRVLSFNACRITQLPDSIGDLKHLRYLDLSHTAIKRLPDSTGTLCNLQTLILLNCRSLTKLPAEMGSLTNLRHLRISGSRLKEMPQQICRLKNLQSLPTFVVGKDVESGIGDLRNMLQLQGSILISGLKNVVSFTDAMEANLKNKKELDRLVLQWSTSLGDSINNVDEEVSHRPQVLRLLKDLSLGGYSRKRFPSFRETMKAYEQEPTKETLERSYSLDDSRNETVETDVLEMLQPHKNMKEIIIKDFGGTKFPSWIGSPLFSSLILVRLSNCRNCSSLPPLGQLPSLKKLTVEGMDRIKRIGIEFCGDGCSSAMPFPSLETLKFDSMLQWEEWSSSGVEGREDFNNLQNIEIRNCPKLTKLPHHFPGLKGMSIKGCEELETLPRVLTVDDSLEQGREFPCLLELSILACPNLRELPHLFPSLAMLELDGCQELVELPRLPSIHELEVNKFNDGVLRSIAKLTSLTYLRMCHISKITCLLEGCFQKLTILEELRITHLNELKTLSNEIGLQNLQCLQRLEISGCPLLIELPQRLYELSSLKELRVSECPSLVSFPETSLPSTLIGLEIIYCEALQVLPGWRMHNNEKASLLLEYLVIEGCSSLTSLPRGQLPSTLKQLEIHNCMNLESVPEQMIHNNSCLEFFMISLCHSVTAFSESTFVLSTVTSSTAMNLKGLIINSCSNLKSLPRGLHNHMSLDYLEIVECPLLLSFPEPGLPPLLRSMRISNCSSLKSLPNQMYRLTSLQELHIDGCSSLFSFPEGGFPSNLLSLSILDCENLKPSYEWGLHRLTTLVDFSFGGCQGLVSFPEKWLLPTSLSSLCLQRLPKLESLPKGLQNLTSLDNLDIWECDRLQSLPDSSNSSEFEILGCLSIYI, from the coding sequence ATGGCTGTTGGTGaggtttttctctctgctttCCTTCAAGTGCTGTTTGACAGATTGGCTTCCCGCGAGTTCATAGACTTACTACGCATCCGGAAGTTTGATGACTTGCTGGAAAAGCTGAAGATCACATTGCTGACTGTTACAGCATTGCTTAATGATGCTGAGGAGAAGCAATTCCATAGCCCTGCAGTGGAGAAGTGGCTGCACATGGCTAAAGATGCTCTTTATGATGCAGAAGACATATTGGATGAGCTTGCTACTGAAACTTTGAGGTATAAGCTAGAAGCTGAATCTAAGGCTGGCCCAAATCAGGTATGGAACTGGAACCTTATCTCCTCCCCTTGCAGCACTCCATCTAGTAGAGGGATAGagtcaaaattgaaaaaagttaTTGAGAAGTTAGAATTGATTTCCAAATATAAAGATGTTCTTGGTTTAAAAGACAATGTTGGGGGAAGGTCATTTGGGTTTAAACAAAGATTGCCAACAACTTCATTGGTGGATGAAACTTGTGTTTATGGCAGGGATCATGATAAAGATTTGATAATTGAGCAGCTACTAAGGGATGCACCAAGCAGTAAAATTGGTGTAGTTCCTATAGTTGGTATGGCAGGTATTGGTAAGACAACTCTTGCTCAAATTGTTTACAACAACGATAGAGTAGAGAAGCATTTTCATTTAAGAATTTGGGTCTGTGTGTCTGATCAGTTTGATGTAGTGAAGGTAACAAAAACAATTCTTAGGTCAGTCACTTTGAAACACACCGATCTCAATGACTTAAATCTGCTTCAAGTtagtttgaaagaaaaattggtTGGGAAGAGATTTTTGCTTGTTTTAGATGATGTTTGGAACAAGAGAAATAATGATTGGGATCTGTTATGGAATCCATTAAAAACGGGGGCCAAAGGAAGTAAAATATTAGTAACAACACGAAATAAGGATGTTGCATCAAGCATGGGGACAGTTCCAGCTCATCATTTGAGAGTTTTGTCATTTGAAGATTGCTGGTTATTGTTCAGGAGTCAAGCATTTGAGAACATAAACAATGAAGTTTACCCAAATTTGGAGACAATTGGTAGAAAGGTTGTGGAGAAGTGTGAAGGCTTGCCCTTAGCAGCTAAGAGACTGGGAATCTTGTTGCGCTCCAGACAAGAAGAGAACGAATGgaaagacatattgaacaggaaaATATGGGATCTACCGGATGATGAAAGTGATATTCTTCAGAGTCTAAGGCTAAGCTATCATCACCTTCCTGCACATTTGAAGCAATGTTTTGCATACTGTTCAATATTCCCTATGGAATATGAATTTGACAAGGACTCACTAGTTTTGTTATGGATGGCGGAAGGATTTGTGCAGCAACCTAAGGCGAAGAAAAGAGTGGAAGAAGTGGGTGGAGAATATTTTCGGGAGCTAGTATCAAGGTCATTCTTTCAAGAATCTATCAACAATAAATCACAATATGTAATGCATGGCCTCATTAGAGATTTATCTCATTTTGTTTCTGGAGAATTTTGTTTCAGATTGGGGGATAGGCTGAAGGATGGTAATCAAAACAGAATTTTTGAGAAGGCTCGTCATTCCTCATACATTCGTGGCAGACGTGATGTGCTCTCAAAATTTGAGCCCTTTCATGGAGTTGAATGCTTACGCACCTTCCTACCCTTAGATCCAACAGGCATGATTGGAATCAGCTATTTGGCTAATAAAGTCCCTAATTATCTCTTGCCAAAGTTAACATATCTACGAGTGTTGTCATTTAATGCTTGTCGCATCACTCAATTGCCAGATTCCATAGGTGACTTGAAACATCTACGCTACCTGGACCTTTCTCATACGGCAATTAAAAGGTTACCTGACTCCACAGGTACTCTCTGCAATTTACAGACATTGATCCTATTAAATTGTCGGTCTCTCACTAAGTTGCCTGCAGAAATGGGGAGCCTAACAAACTTACGACATCTCCGGATTAGTGGAAGCAGGTTAAAAGAGATGCCACAGCAAATTTGTAGATTGAAGAATCTCCAATCTTTGCCTACTTTTGTTGTAGGTAAAGATGTTGAGTCAGGAATTGGAGACTTGAGGAACATGCTGCAACTTCAAGGATCAATTCTGATTTCAGGACTGAAAAATGTTGTCAGCTTTACTGATGCAATGGAGgctaatttgaaaaataagaaagaactTGATCGATTGGTATTACAATGGAGTACCAGCTTGGGAGATTCAATTAATAATGTGGATGAAGAAGTATCACACAGGCCACAAGTTCTGAGACTTCTGAAAGATCTCAGCCTTGGAGGCTATAGTCGTAAAAGATTTCCAAGCTTTAGGGAAACCATGAAAGCTTATGAACAGGAACCTACCAAGGAAACATTGGAACGGAGCTACAGTTTAGATGATTCACGAAATGAAACAGTTGAAACGGATGTTCTTGAGATGTTGCAACCACACAAAAACATGAAGGAAATCATAATCAAGGACTTTGGAGGTACGAAATTCCCAAGTTGGATTGGATCCCCTTTGTTCTCTAGTCTGATTCTTGTGAGACTTAGTAATTGTAGAAATTGTAGTTCTCTGCCACCACTTGGGCAACTGCCCTCTCTCAAAAAACTCACAGTGGAAGGAATGGATAGAATAAAAAGAATAGGGATTGAGTTCTGCGGGGATGGGTGTTCTTCTGCTATGCCTTTTCCATCCTTGGAGACTTTGAAGTTTGACAGCATGTTACAATGGGAGGAGTGGTCTTCTTCTGGAGTTGAAGGGAGGGAGGACTTCAATAACCTGCAAAATATTGAGATTCGCAACTGTCCTAAGCTAACAAAATTGCCTCACCACTTTCCTGGATTGAAAGGAATGAGTATTAAGGGGTGTGAAGAATTGGAAACTCTACCAAGGGTTTTGACTGTTGATGATAGCTTAGAACAAGGCAGAGAATTCCCATGCCTTCTTGAGCTTTCTATATTGGCATGTCCCAACTTGAGAGAACTACCTCATCTCTTTCCTTCCTTGGCAATGCTTGAATTAGATGGATGCCAAGAATTGGTAGAACTTCCAAGGCTTCCTTCAATCCATGAACTAGAAGTAAATAAGTTTAATGATGGGGTATTACGAAGTATAGCTAAGCTCACCTCGCTTACCTACTTGCGTATGTGTCATATATCCAAGATCACATGTTTGCTTGAAGggtgttttcaaaagttaacAATTCTTGAAGAATTACGGATAACTCATCTTAACGAACTGAAAACTTTATCCAATGAAATTGGATTGCAAAATCTCCAATGCCTTCAACGATTGGAGATTTCAGGATGTCCATTATTAATAGAGTTGCCACAAAGGTTATACGAGCTTTCATCTTTGAAGGAGTTGAGGGTCTCAGAATGTCCCTCGCTTGTGTCCTTTCCTGAAACAAGCTTGCCTTCAACACTCATAGGCCTTGAGATCATATATTGTGAGGCTTTGCAGGTCCTACCTGGGTGGAGGATGCATAACAATGAGAAGGCATCTCTTTTACTTGAATACTTGGTAATTGAAGGTTGCTCTTCTCTCACATCTTTACCAAGAGGCCAGTTGCCAAGCACGCTTAAACAACTTGAAATCCATAACTGCATGAATTTGGAGTCAGTTCCAGAGCAGATGATTCATAACAATAGTTGTCTTGAATTCTTTATGATTTCATTGTGCCATTCTGTTACGGCCTTTTCAGAAAGTACTTTTGTGCTTTCCACAGTCACATCCAGCACTGCCATGAACCTGAAGGGGCTCATTATCAATAGTTGTTCAAACCTCAAGTCATTACCTAGAGGCCTACACAACCACATGAGTCTCGATTACTTGGAAATAGTTGAGTGCCCATTGCTTCTGTCTTTTCCAGAACCTGGCTTGCCACCCTTGCTCCGATCAATGAGAATATCAAATTGCAGTAGTCTCAAGTCCCTACCAAATCAGATGTACAGACTCACATCTCTTCAAGAACTACACATAGATGGTTGTTCAAGTCTTTTTTCATTTCCAGAGGGGGGTTTTCCTTCCAATCTGTTGTCACTTTCAATCTTAGACTGCGAGAATCTCAAGCCTTCATATGAGTGGGGGCTGCACAGACTAACTACTCTCGTGGACTTCTCTTTTGGTGGATGTCAGGGGTTAGTATCATTTCCTGAGAAGTGGCTGCTGCCCACCAGTTTATCCTCTCTTTGTCTTCAACGACTGCCAAAACTTGAATCCCTGCCCAAGGGACTGCAAAACCTCACCTCTCTCGATAATCTGGACATATGGGAATGTGACAGGCTTCAAAGCTTGCCAGACAGCTCAAATAGTtcagaatttgaaattttgggatGCCTTTCGATATACATTTAG
- the LOC142614580 gene encoding putative disease resistance RPP13-like protein 1 isoform X2 — translation MAGIGKTTLAQIVYNNDRVEKHFHLRIWVCVSDQFDVVKVTKTILRSVTLKHTDLNDLNLLQVSLKEKLVGKRFLLVLDDVWNKRNNDWDLLWNPLKTGAKGSKILVTTRNKDVASSMGTVPAHHLRVLSFEDCWLLFRSQAFENINNEVYPNLETIGRKVVEKCEGLPLAAKRLGILLRSRQEENEWKDILNRKIWDLPDDESDILQSLRLSYHHLPAHLKQCFAYCSIFPMEYEFDKDSLVLLWMAEGFVQQPKAKKRVEEVGGEYFRELVSRSFFQESINNKSQYVMHGLIRDLSHFVSGEFCFRLGDRLKDGNQNRIFEKARHSSYIRGRRDVLSKFEPFHGVECLRTFLPLDPTGMIGISYLANKVPNYLLPKLTYLRVLSFNACRITQLPDSIGDLKHLRYLDLSHTAIKRLPDSTGTLCNLQTLILLNCRSLTKLPAEMGSLTNLRHLRISGSRLKEMPQQICRLKNLQSLPTFVVGKDVESGIGDLRNMLQLQGSILISGLKNVVSFTDAMEANLKNKKELDRLVLQWSTSLGDSINNVDEEVSHRPQVLRLLKDLSLGGYSRKRFPSFRETMKAYEQEPTKETLERSYSLDDSRNETVETDVLEMLQPHKNMKEIIIKDFGGTKFPSWIGSPLFSSLILVRLSNCRNCSSLPPLGQLPSLKKLTVEGMDRIKRIGIEFCGDGCSSAMPFPSLETLKFDSMLQWEEWSSSGVEGREDFNNLQNIEIRNCPKLTKLPHHFPGLKGMSIKGCEELETLPRVLTVDDSLEQGREFPCLLELSILACPNLRELPHLFPSLAMLELDGCQELVELPRLPSIHELEVNKFNDGVLRSIAKLTSLTYLRMCHISKITCLLEGCFQKLTILEELRITHLNELKTLSNEIGLQNLQCLQRLEISGCPLLIELPQRLYELSSLKELRVSECPSLVSFPETSLPSTLIGLEIIYCEALQVLPGWRMHNNEKASLLLEYLVIEGCSSLTSLPRGQLPSTLKQLEIHNCMNLESVPEQMIHNNSCLEFFMISLCHSVTAFSESTFVLSTVTSSTAMNLKGLIINSCSNLKSLPRGLHNHMSLDYLEIVECPLLLSFPEPGLPPLLRSMRISNCSSLKSLPNQMYRLTSLQELHIDGCSSLFSFPEGGFPSNLLSLSILDCENLKPSYEWGLHRLTTLVDFSFGGCQGLVSFPEKWLLPTSLSSLCLQRLPKLESLPKGLQNLTSLDNLDIWECDRLQSLPDSSNSSEFEILGCLSIYI, via the coding sequence ATGGCAGGTATTGGTAAGACAACTCTTGCTCAAATTGTTTACAACAACGATAGAGTAGAGAAGCATTTTCATTTAAGAATTTGGGTCTGTGTGTCTGATCAGTTTGATGTAGTGAAGGTAACAAAAACAATTCTTAGGTCAGTCACTTTGAAACACACCGATCTCAATGACTTAAATCTGCTTCAAGTtagtttgaaagaaaaattggtTGGGAAGAGATTTTTGCTTGTTTTAGATGATGTTTGGAACAAGAGAAATAATGATTGGGATCTGTTATGGAATCCATTAAAAACGGGGGCCAAAGGAAGTAAAATATTAGTAACAACACGAAATAAGGATGTTGCATCAAGCATGGGGACAGTTCCAGCTCATCATTTGAGAGTTTTGTCATTTGAAGATTGCTGGTTATTGTTCAGGAGTCAAGCATTTGAGAACATAAACAATGAAGTTTACCCAAATTTGGAGACAATTGGTAGAAAGGTTGTGGAGAAGTGTGAAGGCTTGCCCTTAGCAGCTAAGAGACTGGGAATCTTGTTGCGCTCCAGACAAGAAGAGAACGAATGgaaagacatattgaacaggaaaATATGGGATCTACCGGATGATGAAAGTGATATTCTTCAGAGTCTAAGGCTAAGCTATCATCACCTTCCTGCACATTTGAAGCAATGTTTTGCATACTGTTCAATATTCCCTATGGAATATGAATTTGACAAGGACTCACTAGTTTTGTTATGGATGGCGGAAGGATTTGTGCAGCAACCTAAGGCGAAGAAAAGAGTGGAAGAAGTGGGTGGAGAATATTTTCGGGAGCTAGTATCAAGGTCATTCTTTCAAGAATCTATCAACAATAAATCACAATATGTAATGCATGGCCTCATTAGAGATTTATCTCATTTTGTTTCTGGAGAATTTTGTTTCAGATTGGGGGATAGGCTGAAGGATGGTAATCAAAACAGAATTTTTGAGAAGGCTCGTCATTCCTCATACATTCGTGGCAGACGTGATGTGCTCTCAAAATTTGAGCCCTTTCATGGAGTTGAATGCTTACGCACCTTCCTACCCTTAGATCCAACAGGCATGATTGGAATCAGCTATTTGGCTAATAAAGTCCCTAATTATCTCTTGCCAAAGTTAACATATCTACGAGTGTTGTCATTTAATGCTTGTCGCATCACTCAATTGCCAGATTCCATAGGTGACTTGAAACATCTACGCTACCTGGACCTTTCTCATACGGCAATTAAAAGGTTACCTGACTCCACAGGTACTCTCTGCAATTTACAGACATTGATCCTATTAAATTGTCGGTCTCTCACTAAGTTGCCTGCAGAAATGGGGAGCCTAACAAACTTACGACATCTCCGGATTAGTGGAAGCAGGTTAAAAGAGATGCCACAGCAAATTTGTAGATTGAAGAATCTCCAATCTTTGCCTACTTTTGTTGTAGGTAAAGATGTTGAGTCAGGAATTGGAGACTTGAGGAACATGCTGCAACTTCAAGGATCAATTCTGATTTCAGGACTGAAAAATGTTGTCAGCTTTACTGATGCAATGGAGgctaatttgaaaaataagaaagaactTGATCGATTGGTATTACAATGGAGTACCAGCTTGGGAGATTCAATTAATAATGTGGATGAAGAAGTATCACACAGGCCACAAGTTCTGAGACTTCTGAAAGATCTCAGCCTTGGAGGCTATAGTCGTAAAAGATTTCCAAGCTTTAGGGAAACCATGAAAGCTTATGAACAGGAACCTACCAAGGAAACATTGGAACGGAGCTACAGTTTAGATGATTCACGAAATGAAACAGTTGAAACGGATGTTCTTGAGATGTTGCAACCACACAAAAACATGAAGGAAATCATAATCAAGGACTTTGGAGGTACGAAATTCCCAAGTTGGATTGGATCCCCTTTGTTCTCTAGTCTGATTCTTGTGAGACTTAGTAATTGTAGAAATTGTAGTTCTCTGCCACCACTTGGGCAACTGCCCTCTCTCAAAAAACTCACAGTGGAAGGAATGGATAGAATAAAAAGAATAGGGATTGAGTTCTGCGGGGATGGGTGTTCTTCTGCTATGCCTTTTCCATCCTTGGAGACTTTGAAGTTTGACAGCATGTTACAATGGGAGGAGTGGTCTTCTTCTGGAGTTGAAGGGAGGGAGGACTTCAATAACCTGCAAAATATTGAGATTCGCAACTGTCCTAAGCTAACAAAATTGCCTCACCACTTTCCTGGATTGAAAGGAATGAGTATTAAGGGGTGTGAAGAATTGGAAACTCTACCAAGGGTTTTGACTGTTGATGATAGCTTAGAACAAGGCAGAGAATTCCCATGCCTTCTTGAGCTTTCTATATTGGCATGTCCCAACTTGAGAGAACTACCTCATCTCTTTCCTTCCTTGGCAATGCTTGAATTAGATGGATGCCAAGAATTGGTAGAACTTCCAAGGCTTCCTTCAATCCATGAACTAGAAGTAAATAAGTTTAATGATGGGGTATTACGAAGTATAGCTAAGCTCACCTCGCTTACCTACTTGCGTATGTGTCATATATCCAAGATCACATGTTTGCTTGAAGggtgttttcaaaagttaacAATTCTTGAAGAATTACGGATAACTCATCTTAACGAACTGAAAACTTTATCCAATGAAATTGGATTGCAAAATCTCCAATGCCTTCAACGATTGGAGATTTCAGGATGTCCATTATTAATAGAGTTGCCACAAAGGTTATACGAGCTTTCATCTTTGAAGGAGTTGAGGGTCTCAGAATGTCCCTCGCTTGTGTCCTTTCCTGAAACAAGCTTGCCTTCAACACTCATAGGCCTTGAGATCATATATTGTGAGGCTTTGCAGGTCCTACCTGGGTGGAGGATGCATAACAATGAGAAGGCATCTCTTTTACTTGAATACTTGGTAATTGAAGGTTGCTCTTCTCTCACATCTTTACCAAGAGGCCAGTTGCCAAGCACGCTTAAACAACTTGAAATCCATAACTGCATGAATTTGGAGTCAGTTCCAGAGCAGATGATTCATAACAATAGTTGTCTTGAATTCTTTATGATTTCATTGTGCCATTCTGTTACGGCCTTTTCAGAAAGTACTTTTGTGCTTTCCACAGTCACATCCAGCACTGCCATGAACCTGAAGGGGCTCATTATCAATAGTTGTTCAAACCTCAAGTCATTACCTAGAGGCCTACACAACCACATGAGTCTCGATTACTTGGAAATAGTTGAGTGCCCATTGCTTCTGTCTTTTCCAGAACCTGGCTTGCCACCCTTGCTCCGATCAATGAGAATATCAAATTGCAGTAGTCTCAAGTCCCTACCAAATCAGATGTACAGACTCACATCTCTTCAAGAACTACACATAGATGGTTGTTCAAGTCTTTTTTCATTTCCAGAGGGGGGTTTTCCTTCCAATCTGTTGTCACTTTCAATCTTAGACTGCGAGAATCTCAAGCCTTCATATGAGTGGGGGCTGCACAGACTAACTACTCTCGTGGACTTCTCTTTTGGTGGATGTCAGGGGTTAGTATCATTTCCTGAGAAGTGGCTGCTGCCCACCAGTTTATCCTCTCTTTGTCTTCAACGACTGCCAAAACTTGAATCCCTGCCCAAGGGACTGCAAAACCTCACCTCTCTCGATAATCTGGACATATGGGAATGTGACAGGCTTCAAAGCTTGCCAGACAGCTCAAATAGTtcagaatttgaaattttgggatGCCTTTCGATATACATTTAG